A region from the Candidatus Binatia bacterium genome encodes:
- a CDS encoding cryptochrome/photolyase family protein has product MRTLALILGDQLDPRYLEALELKRDRDCLLMVESRPSSEQPASHIQRSALFLSAMRHYARDRIKEGWSVIYRDLRHPAAHGSITAAIPDAISESGANAVASIQPGSWATLRSLEAACGKAGIPLRIEDDSHFLSTPEEFESWAEGRKTLVMEYFYREQRRRHDVLVDENGKPEGGSWNFDKENRKNFRSAPEVAPRLRFRPDKITKEVLGDLGELLPELPGSAANFCWPVTRRQSLRLLDDFVNHHLASFGDYQDAMWSGEDTLHHSLLAAALNLKLLDPREVIAAAIEAWKIGSAPLNAVEGFVRQILGWREFIRGIYFFAGEDYSQLNAMQETGALPEFYWDANTDMACLADALRSVHDNAYGHHIERLMVTGNFAMMAGVEPQQVLDWYLGMYADAVEWVTTPNTIGMALHADGGLVGSKPYAASGRYIHRMSNHCSGCRYDPKARQGEDACPFTVFFWDFLARHEGNFRKNPRMSMMLRNLDRIEPAEIEGIRTQARTLRTRFGVA; this is encoded by the coding sequence TTGAGAACACTCGCCCTGATCCTCGGTGATCAGCTCGACCCTCGCTACCTTGAGGCACTCGAATTGAAGCGAGACCGAGACTGTCTCCTCATGGTCGAAAGCCGACCTTCCTCGGAGCAACCTGCGAGCCATATCCAACGGTCCGCCCTATTCCTCTCGGCCATGCGTCATTATGCTCGCGACCGCATCAAGGAGGGCTGGAGCGTGATCTACCGCGACCTGAGGCATCCGGCGGCCCACGGTTCGATCACAGCCGCCATTCCGGATGCAATATCCGAAAGCGGAGCCAACGCTGTCGCCAGTATCCAGCCGGGATCCTGGGCGACCTTGCGTTCCCTCGAGGCAGCGTGCGGCAAGGCTGGCATACCCCTCCGAATCGAGGATGACTCCCATTTCCTCTCTACCCCCGAAGAGTTCGAGAGCTGGGCCGAGGGAAGAAAAACTTTGGTCATGGAGTATTTCTATCGAGAGCAACGCCGGCGGCATGACGTCCTTGTCGATGAAAACGGAAAACCCGAAGGAGGGAGCTGGAATTTCGACAAGGAAAATCGCAAAAATTTTCGCTCGGCCCCCGAGGTTGCTCCGCGCCTGCGTTTTCGACCCGACAAGATCACCAAGGAGGTCCTCGGCGACCTGGGCGAGTTGTTGCCCGAGCTGCCGGGCTCTGCAGCAAACTTCTGCTGGCCGGTCACGAGGCGTCAGTCACTGCGCCTTCTGGACGATTTTGTGAACCATCACCTGGCTTCTTTTGGCGATTATCAGGACGCCATGTGGAGCGGTGAGGATACCCTGCACCACTCGCTGCTTGCCGCGGCCCTCAATCTCAAATTGCTCGACCCGCGTGAGGTGATCGCCGCCGCCATCGAGGCCTGGAAGATCGGTTCAGCACCCCTGAATGCGGTTGAGGGATTCGTGCGACAAATACTCGGATGGCGCGAATTCATTCGTGGAATCTACTTTTTTGCCGGCGAGGATTACTCCCAACTGAATGCAATGCAGGAGACCGGAGCGCTGCCTGAATTTTACTGGGACGCGAATACGGATATGGCTTGCCTTGCCGATGCGCTGCGTAGCGTTCACGACAATGCCTACGGCCACCACATCGAACGGCTGATGGTCACAGGCAATTTTGCGATGATGGCCGGGGTCGAGCCGCAACAAGTTCTCGACTGGTATCTCGGCATGTACGCCGATGCTGTGGAGTGGGTCACCACGCCCAACACCATCGGTATGGCCCTTCATGCAGACGGAGGACTGGTCGGCAGCAAGCCCTACGCGGCCAGTGGCCGCTATATCCACCGAATGAGCAATCATTGCAGCGGTTGCCGTTACGACCCCAAGGCACGTCAGGGCGAGGACGCCTGCCCATTCACCGTGTTCTTTTGGGACTTTCTCGCCAGACATGAAGGCAACTTCCGCAAAAACCCCCGCATGTCGATGATGCTTCGGAACCTCGACCGGATCGAACCGGCAGAAATCGAGGGAATACGTACCCAGGCCCGCACGCTGAGAACACGCTTCGGGGTCGCATAG